The following coding sequences are from one Treponema parvum window:
- a CDS encoding TRAP transporter large permease gives MWLLLILFVLLLVIGMPIAFVIGISGGGYFLINDEIPWTVLVQRVVAQTQSFAFLAVPFFLFAGNLMNETGITKHLLSLARLLTRKMYGGTAQVNVVLSTLMGGVSGSACADAGMEIRILGPDMDRLGYPKGYTCSLTCLTSLITATIPPSLGLILYGFVGEVSIGQLFAAGLLPGMLMCFALMGTVTLTCRKNGYDVPKSDVKWFTLKELGENLKSSIWALMFPIILIVGIRFGVFTPSEAGAFAVVYSIAVGVFVYKELTLKSFIQSLKNAVIDTGAIIFIIALSGIFSYALTYGNVPKIMSSFLIGITDNPQIMVLIMLGFLFITGMLVDSNVNILLLTPIFLPVVTELGINPVHFGVCMMTIVTMGCMTPPVGTAIYIVCGIHKTSIQDYIKYSLPFFGAVLLEVIILVFIPQITMFIPNLLYR, from the coding sequence ATGTGGCTGTTACTGATTTTATTTGTATTGCTTCTCGTTATCGGTATGCCTATCGCCTTTGTGATAGGAATTTCAGGCGGCGGATATTTTCTGATCAACGATGAAATTCCGTGGACAGTTCTTGTTCAGCGCGTCGTCGCTCAAACTCAATCTTTTGCATTTTTAGCCGTGCCTTTTTTTCTTTTCGCAGGAAATTTAATGAATGAGACCGGCATAACGAAGCACCTGTTATCCCTTGCCCGTCTTCTTACAAGAAAGATGTACGGAGGGACGGCTCAAGTAAACGTAGTCCTTTCAACTCTAATGGGCGGCGTTTCCGGTTCTGCATGCGCAGACGCAGGCATGGAAATCAGGATTCTGGGACCGGACATGGACAGGCTTGGGTACCCCAAAGGATACACATGCTCCCTTACCTGTCTTACAAGTTTGATTACGGCTACAATTCCGCCCAGTTTAGGTCTCATCCTATACGGTTTTGTCGGCGAGGTTTCCATAGGACAGCTGTTTGCCGCCGGTCTTTTGCCCGGTATGCTAATGTGTTTTGCACTCATGGGAACTGTCACGCTGACATGCAGAAAGAACGGCTACGACGTGCCGAAAAGCGACGTAAAATGGTTTACTTTAAAAGAATTGGGAGAAAATCTTAAATCTTCCATATGGGCGCTGATGTTTCCCATAATCCTCATCGTAGGTATAAGGTTCGGAGTTTTTACACCGAGCGAAGCGGGAGCTTTTGCAGTTGTCTATTCCATAGCCGTCGGCGTTTTTGTGTACAAGGAGCTCACACTTAAGAGTTTTATTCAAAGTCTAAAAAACGCCGTCATAGACACCGGCGCTATAATATTCATCATCGCTCTATCGGGTATATTCAGTTACGCTCTGACTTATGGAAATGTTCCCAAAATTATGTCTTCGTTCCTTATCGGAATTACGGATAATCCTCAGATCATGGTATTAATAATGTTGGGCTTTCTATTTATCACAGGCATGCTGGTAGATTCCAACGTAAACATTCTTCTGCTTACGCCGATTTTTCTTCCGGTAGTAACCGAACTGGGAATAAATCCCGTACATTTCGGAGTGTGTATGATGACTATCGTTACGATGGGATGTATGACACCTCCTGTGGGAACGGCAATCTACATCGTATGCGGTATCCATAAAACTTCGATCCAAGATTATATAAAGTACTCGTTACCGTTCTTCGGGGCCGTTCTGCTCGAAGTGATTATTCTGGTATTTATTCCGCAGATTACAATGTTCATACCGAACCTGTTGTATCGGTAA
- a CDS encoding TRAP transporter small permease — protein MERFITRLSKAYDKLCKAEMVFCCILFFTIVSLVFVSAILRKFNTPVSWTVDISQLCFAWTAFFGADIALRKGSLVGVDIVTMRMTPKIKKICKILTYIFMFFFVIILLRYGFPLAIKNWNRSFQTLSVSYSFVTLSLPCASIFMIMSIIHNLSTVISSSDEDKGEEKCGCY, from the coding sequence ATGGAAAGGTTCATAACTAGATTATCAAAAGCTTACGACAAGCTTTGCAAGGCGGAGATGGTATTTTGCTGTATCTTATTTTTTACCATCGTCTCACTTGTTTTCGTATCCGCCATCCTGAGAAAATTCAATACTCCGGTCTCTTGGACAGTTGACATATCTCAACTGTGTTTTGCATGGACAGCTTTTTTCGGCGCCGACATAGCTCTTAGAAAGGGATCTTTGGTAGGCGTGGACATCGTCACCATGCGTATGACGCCTAAAATTAAAAAGATTTGTAAAATCTTAACTTATATTTTCATGTTTTTCTTTGTAATCATTCTACTTAGATACGGTTTTCCGCTGGCTATAAAAAACTGGAACAGAAGCTTTCAGACACTTTCGGTCAGTTACAGCTTTGTAACGCTAAGTCTTCCGTGTGCGTCGATCTTTATGATCATGAGCATAATACACAATCTTTCAACGGTTATATCATCATCGGATGAAGATAAGGGGGAAGAAAAATGTGGCTGTTACTGA
- a CDS encoding flagellar filament outer layer protein FlaA, translated as MKRKSYFLTVMLLLAGVFVFAEKAMLIDFSLLNADIIQKLDLQGQPVSDKDGNPVYTQNKRTTMDYSVAAGATFTDDQKALMKTSLAMPEWEVVLNSSAKNVSSMNLSKVVAVKVQNPQKEEGVTAALADKTVMGVRVVFPVTANNANAKIVPPFEIPAYEPYREAGDDGARTGDPVAAPDSENKLYRNDNNTLFEGGYGLLKNVGAIKSISVTTMGMNFPHGLYVMLKDTDDVERRYFMGYLGFDGWRSLQWNNPAYITEIRNREIRVVPIYPRGLPFVKFTGFQVTRDAAHVGGDFIGYFKDVQLIYDRALLSSERDIRDEDVWGIIGYKETLKQQAEMLRFGDKQVDRYLEKINMATDEAFTSDEYAKTQQ; from the coding sequence ATGAAGAGAAAGTCTTATTTTTTAACAGTTATGCTGTTATTGGCGGGAGTTTTTGTTTTTGCTGAAAAAGCAATGCTCATTGATTTTTCATTGCTCAATGCTGATATCATTCAAAAACTTGATCTGCAGGGTCAGCCTGTAAGCGATAAAGACGGTAATCCGGTCTACACACAAAATAAACGGACGACAATGGATTATTCGGTCGCTGCCGGCGCAACATTTACCGACGATCAGAAAGCGCTTATGAAAACGTCTCTTGCGATGCCGGAATGGGAAGTTGTTTTAAATTCTTCCGCGAAAAACGTTTCCAGCATGAATCTTTCGAAAGTCGTTGCGGTTAAAGTTCAAAACCCGCAAAAAGAAGAAGGCGTTACGGCCGCTTTGGCGGACAAGACCGTAATGGGCGTTCGCGTAGTTTTCCCCGTAACTGCAAATAATGCAAATGCGAAGATAGTTCCTCCGTTTGAAATTCCGGCTTACGAACCGTACAGAGAAGCCGGCGATGACGGCGCGCGCACCGGAGATCCCGTAGCCGCTCCAGATTCCGAAAACAAGCTTTATAGAAACGATAACAATACGCTTTTTGAAGGCGGATACGGCCTTTTAAAGAACGTAGGAGCTATCAAATCCATTTCAGTAACTACCATGGGTATGAATTTCCCCCACGGTCTGTACGTAATGCTCAAAGATACGGATGATGTTGAACGCCGCTATTTTATGGGATATTTGGGTTTTGACGGCTGGAGAAGTCTTCAGTGGAACAATCCCGCCTATATCACGGAAATTCGTAACCGCGAGATCCGTGTAGTTCCTATTTATCCGCGCGGACTTCCGTTTGTAAAATTCACAGGTTTCCAAGTTACACGCGATGCGGCTCATGTGGGCGGCGATTTTATCGGATATTTCAAAGACGTTCAGCTTATCTATGACCGCGCTCTTCTTTCTTCAGAACGCGATATCCGCGACGAAGACGTGTGGGGAATCATCGGCTATAAAGAAACTTTGAAGCAGCAGGCTGAAATGCTTCGCTTCGGCGACAAACAAGTTGACCGCTATCTTGAAAAGATCAATATGGCCACTGATGAAGCCTTTACAAGTGATGAATACGCAAAAACACAGCAGTAA
- a CDS encoding SDR family NAD(P)-dependent oxidoreductase yields the protein MEFDYKKKFSLSGKVAVVTGAVTGLGYAMAKCFAEAGAKVFITGVSDLTRVQKAAEEIGHGCEGLLYDITDESLHSEMVKKITDKGGRIDIVVCNAGVHCKKEVEDITKADFERVLGVHVVGAFGLIRAAVPYMKKQHSGSIIMISSMSAYLALTKVAAYGSAKGAVLGMVKCLSGDLAPFGIRVNAIAPGFIDTPMFHKAVDDDLPRQKKILGHTPMGIYGKPEDVAWAGLYLASDASGFVTGVSIPVDGGCSIGF from the coding sequence GTGGAATTCGATTATAAGAAAAAATTTTCCCTCTCAGGAAAAGTCGCTGTAGTTACGGGCGCCGTTACCGGCCTTGGGTATGCAATGGCAAAATGCTTTGCCGAAGCAGGTGCGAAGGTTTTTATTACCGGCGTAAGCGATCTTACAAGAGTCCAAAAGGCTGCGGAGGAGATCGGACACGGATGCGAAGGCCTTTTATACGATATTACAGACGAATCTCTTCATTCCGAGATGGTAAAAAAAATTACCGATAAAGGAGGGAGAATTGATATTGTTGTTTGCAATGCGGGCGTACATTGCAAAAAGGAAGTCGAGGACATAACAAAAGCTGATTTTGAGAGGGTCCTCGGCGTACATGTTGTCGGGGCATTCGGGCTTATCAGGGCTGCGGTTCCGTATATGAAAAAGCAACATAGCGGAAGCATTATTATGATATCTTCCATGTCCGCTTATCTTGCGCTTACAAAAGTAGCCGCATACGGGTCCGCAAAAGGAGCGGTGCTCGGAATGGTTAAGTGCCTTTCAGGCGATCTTGCGCCTTTCGGTATAAGAGTAAATGCTATCGCGCCCGGCTTTATAGACACTCCGATGTTTCATAAAGCGGTTGACGATGATTTACCCCGCCAGAAAAAAATTCTAGGACATACTCCGATGGGAATTTACGGCAAACCTGAAGACGTAGCATGGGCGGGATTGTATCTTGCTTCCGACGCTTCCGGCTTTGTCACAGGCGTATCCATCCCTGTAGACGGGGGATGCTCCATAGGTTTTTAA
- the uxaC gene encoding glucuronate isomerase translates to MKDFFSETFMLESPLAVELYEKHAKNMPIFDYHCHLSAKEIYEDKIFSSLGGLWFDHDHYKWRLIRAFGTDEKNVTGNGDVYDKYLAFVDTLPYAVGNPVLHWTYCELKDVFGITEPLTRESAKRIWDKANADISQKRLSPRKMLSLYNVKGLCTTEDASADLSYHKKLKSEWPECKVIPAWRPDKILGVNSYKFIPELKALSLICGPINSYEDLKKSLVKRMNDFLEHGCVASDHDLNAFKFSLLNDKGMDEIFKKAVASKTVTEEEASSWKCTLLVFLYSEYHKRNWAVELHAGCNRDQNMKMVKEVGEACGYDSAGDNEMALPLGKLFNFLEENGILSKSILFSLNPKDLWTLASLCYTFHEEGIRGKMQLGAAWWMQDHKKGMIEHMDALANTGLLGTFIGMLTDSRSFLSYSRHDYFRRILCTYLASYVEKGEYPYAGNIKKLTEDICYNNVIKYLFG, encoded by the coding sequence ATGAAAGATTTTTTTTCAGAGACTTTTATGCTTGAAAGCCCTTTAGCCGTAGAATTATACGAAAAGCACGCAAAAAACATGCCTATATTCGATTATCACTGTCATCTTTCCGCCAAAGAAATATACGAAGACAAAATCTTTTCATCCCTGGGCGGACTGTGGTTCGATCATGATCATTATAAATGGAGACTCATAAGAGCCTTCGGCACGGATGAAAAAAACGTTACAGGAAACGGTGACGTCTATGACAAGTACCTCGCCTTTGTAGATACGCTGCCCTACGCCGTCGGAAATCCCGTGCTTCATTGGACATACTGCGAGCTTAAAGACGTATTCGGCATAACGGAGCCTCTAACGCGCGAAAGCGCAAAACGCATATGGGACAAAGCGAACGCCGATATTTCCCAAAAACGGCTGTCTCCGAGGAAGATGCTTTCTTTATACAACGTAAAAGGACTATGTACCACGGAAGATGCGTCCGCCGACCTGTCCTACCACAAGAAACTCAAGAGCGAATGGCCTGAATGCAAAGTCATTCCCGCTTGGCGGCCGGATAAAATTCTAGGCGTAAACAGTTACAAGTTTATTCCCGAACTTAAAGCTCTGTCCTTAATTTGCGGACCGATAAATTCCTATGAAGACTTAAAAAAATCCTTAGTGAAGAGGATGAACGATTTTTTGGAACACGGCTGCGTCGCAAGCGATCACGATCTTAACGCTTTTAAATTTTCTCTCTTAAACGACAAAGGAATGGACGAAATATTTAAAAAGGCCGTTGCATCAAAAACCGTAACCGAAGAAGAAGCATCTTCATGGAAATGCACTTTGCTAGTATTTTTATATTCCGAATATCATAAAAGAAATTGGGCGGTAGAATTGCACGCGGGATGCAACAGAGACCAAAATATGAAAATGGTAAAAGAGGTAGGAGAAGCCTGCGGATATGACAGCGCCGGAGACAACGAAATGGCGCTCCCTCTGGGTAAACTCTTTAACTTTCTCGAGGAAAACGGCATCCTATCAAAGTCTATTCTATTTTCTTTAAATCCGAAAGATCTTTGGACGCTGGCGTCTCTTTGCTATACGTTTCATGAAGAAGGAATAAGAGGAAAAATGCAGCTCGGAGCCGCATGGTGGATGCAGGATCACAAAAAAGGCATGATTGAGCACATGGATGCCCTTGCAAACACAGGTCTTCTGGGAACTTTTATCGGAATGCTTACCGACTCCAGATCCTTTCTGTCCTATTCAAGGCATGATTATTTTAGAAGAATATTATGCACATATCTGGCTTCTTATGTCGAAAAAGGAGAATATCCTTACGCCGGGAATATAAAAAAACTTACGGAAGATATCTGTTACAACAACGTCATAAAATATTTATTCGGATAA
- a CDS encoding (p)ppGpp synthetase yields the protein MDMQNANGENYVLPEKNTIKNIYEKYTPLLSAIVKNIEQSLKDTLLLRSNPTYKSRIKTFASYYRKILRVKKRQEFANDDVLICVSDILGIRVICAFLEDLSVVERQIKENYVVKEVEHKGNPNNFKEFGYESVHILIEIPPSCVPENLFGCAEQISDPGGLIASDKATSSDQLSDKSFHNPSGKAFDDAKEIAPLEIPKDLVCEIQVRTILQDAWAEVEHELIYKSEFSPTDIPLRRKLASMNASLSLADIIFQEIRDYQNKLQREMDQRRQTFYFKADKLTHEEGDRETYLNKNIERISPFVRGTIDDLILEALHAHNTGDLDRAVEIYTAILTSDPKPPPAVLTVIYKHRGMAYFSKNDFEKALNDFKSSFDHDCKNYRALYYQGIVHMIKDDYKEAVECFSASLAINEYQSHAFYRRAWAYYKMHEYGKSLLDLTNAERLGLDNDDCKTLHKKLMDKLDMGM from the coding sequence ATGGATATGCAAAATGCGAACGGCGAAAATTACGTATTACCTGAAAAAAATACTATAAAAAATATTTATGAAAAATATACGCCCCTCCTTTCCGCCATTGTAAAAAACATAGAACAAAGTTTAAAAGACACGCTTTTGTTGCGTTCAAATCCTACGTATAAATCGCGCATAAAGACTTTTGCAAGCTATTATCGTAAAATTCTCCGCGTAAAAAAAAGACAAGAATTCGCAAACGACGATGTCTTGATCTGTGTAAGCGATATTCTGGGAATCAGGGTTATATGCGCTTTTTTGGAAGACCTTTCCGTAGTTGAACGGCAGATAAAAGAAAATTATGTCGTAAAAGAAGTGGAACACAAGGGAAATCCGAATAATTTTAAAGAATTCGGATATGAATCCGTGCACATTTTGATTGAAATCCCGCCTTCATGCGTGCCTGAAAATCTGTTTGGCTGTGCCGAGCAGATTTCCGATCCGGGCGGCCTTATTGCCTCGGATAAGGCGACCTCGTCAGATCAACTGTCCGACAAATCGTTTCATAACCCGTCCGGTAAAGCTTTTGATGATGCTAAAGAAATTGCACCGTTGGAAATTCCTAAAGATCTTGTATGTGAAATTCAGGTCAGGACAATCTTGCAGGATGCATGGGCCGAAGTTGAACATGAACTTATATATAAAAGCGAATTTTCTCCTACCGATATTCCCCTGCGCAGAAAACTTGCGTCCATGAATGCGTCCTTAAGTCTTGCCGACATAATTTTTCAGGAAATACGAGACTATCAAAACAAACTGCAAAGAGAAATGGATCAGAGACGGCAGACTTTTTATTTTAAAGCCGATAAGCTCACTCACGAAGAGGGGGATAGGGAAACTTATCTTAATAAGAATATTGAACGGATTTCCCCGTTTGTGCGAGGAACTATAGACGATCTGATACTCGAAGCGCTGCACGCGCACAATACTGGCGATCTTGACAGAGCTGTAGAGATCTATACGGCGATTCTTACCTCCGATCCCAAGCCTCCGCCTGCCGTTCTAACCGTCATATACAAGCACCGCGGCATGGCGTATTTTTCAAAAAATGACTTTGAGAAGGCATTAAATGATTTTAAAAGCAGTTTTGATCATGACTGCAAAAATTACAGAGCTCTGTACTACCAGGGCATTGTTCATATGATCAAGGACGATTATAAGGAAGCGGTGGAATGTTTTTCTGCTTCGCTTGCGATCAACGAATATCAGTCTCACGCTTTTTATAGAAGGGCTTGGGCTTATTATAAGATGCACGAGTACGGAAAATCCTTGCTCGATCTTACAAATGCCGAAAGGCTCGGACTTGATAACGACGATTGTAAGACCCTGCATAAAAAGCTCATGGATAAATTGGATATGGGAATGTGA
- a CDS encoding ATP-grasp domain-containing protein: MENILILGAGLMQRPAILAAKKMGFRVALADGNPDAVCVPLADEFRPIDLKDSEGLIKFALELKKGGGLKAVFTAGTDFSSSVAAVAEKCSLYGHSLKAAVNASDKTIMRSCFEKAGVPSPKFKKLTTKNFDAAVSEDDLPLVVKPVDNMGGRGCRMVRSLKEFSPAIKNAVQNSRTSSAILETYMEGPEFSIDSLVYDGKLVITGFADRHIKYPPYFIEVGHTMPTACSYEQYCALVSAFALGVRSLGLTHGAAKADIKYTKDGPMIGEIAARLSGGYMSGWTYPYASDCDLTKEALILSCGLTPEYLESHKRPLDYIPPESQKNAPKPFELFDVPCVRTSAERAWISIPGTVSDIIGLDKASEVPFVKDVLPRAKAGSVVSFPRNNVEKCGNIISAAPSREDAVAAAESAVSLITVRLRPNNPVTDSFLSGISEISEKGFPPSSYEPDEKTSAELKKHKDRMGSIPSDTPLKSALPDFLREFAKKGDKDWNYLTIEQTLERFDLLCPKHRKFDAFRFWTRLLRGGIQGVLYEADSE, encoded by the coding sequence ATGGAAAATATATTGATTTTAGGCGCCGGCCTTATGCAAAGGCCTGCAATTCTTGCGGCAAAAAAAATGGGTTTCCGCGTCGCGCTTGCCGACGGGAATCCCGACGCCGTCTGTGTTCCTCTTGCGGACGAATTCAGACCGATCGATCTGAAAGATTCCGAAGGTCTTATAAAATTCGCTTTGGAACTTAAAAAAGGGGGAGGACTGAAGGCCGTTTTTACGGCCGGAACGGATTTTTCGTCTTCGGTCGCCGCCGTTGCGGAAAAGTGTTCGCTTTACGGGCATTCTTTAAAAGCAGCTGTGAATGCGAGCGATAAAACAATTATGCGCTCCTGTTTTGAAAAAGCGGGAGTTCCGTCGCCGAAATTTAAAAAACTTACGACAAAAAATTTTGACGCCGCAGTTTCAGAAGACGACCTTCCTCTGGTAGTAAAGCCCGTGGATAATATGGGCGGGCGGGGCTGCCGCATGGTGAGAAGCCTAAAAGAATTTTCTCCTGCGATTAAAAACGCCGTACAAAATTCAAGGACTTCGAGCGCCATTCTCGAAACCTATATGGAAGGTCCTGAATTTTCGATCGATTCCCTTGTTTATGACGGAAAGCTCGTGATAACAGGCTTTGCCGATCGGCACATAAAATATCCTCCGTATTTTATAGAAGTGGGACACACTATGCCCACCGCCTGTTCTTACGAGCAGTATTGCGCTCTTGTGTCCGCTTTTGCGCTCGGCGTACGTTCTTTAGGGCTTACGCACGGAGCTGCAAAAGCGGACATAAAGTACACGAAAGACGGACCAATGATCGGAGAAATAGCCGCACGACTTTCCGGCGGTTATATGTCGGGATGGACATATCCGTATGCGTCCGATTGCGATCTTACGAAAGAGGCTCTGATCCTTTCCTGCGGGCTTACCCCCGAATATCTTGAGTCTCATAAAAGGCCGTTGGACTATATCCCGCCCGAATCGCAAAAAAATGCGCCTAAACCGTTTGAGCTTTTTGACGTTCCTTGCGTGCGCACTTCGGCCGAACGCGCGTGGATTTCAATTCCGGGAACCGTAAGCGATATTATCGGGCTTGACAAGGCTTCGGAAGTTCCGTTCGTAAAAGATGTGCTGCCTCGCGCGAAGGCGGGAAGCGTTGTGTCTTTTCCCCGCAACAATGTCGAAAAATGCGGAAATATAATAAGCGCGGCTCCTTCGAGAGAAGACGCCGTCGCCGCTGCGGAGAGCGCCGTTAGTCTCATCACTGTACGGTTAAGGCCGAATAACCCTGTTACCGACTCTTTCCTTTCGGGAATTTCAGAAATTTCGGAAAAAGGATTTCCGCCTTCATCGTATGAGCCTGACGAAAAAACTTCGGCCGAGCTTAAAAAACATAAAGACCGCATGGGATCGATCCCCTCCGACACCCCGCTTAAATCCGCGCTGCCGGATTTTCTTCGGGAATTTGCAAAAAAAGGCGACAAGGATTGGAACTATCTCACTATTGAACAGACATTGGAAAGATTCGACCTTTTATGTCCCAAACACAGAAAATTCGATGCGTTTAGGTTTTGGACAAGGCTCCTTCGCGGCGGAATACAGGGAGTTTTATATGAAGCGGACAGCGAGTGA
- a CDS encoding C4-dicarboxylate TRAP transporter substrate-binding protein: MKKIIGLLTILFMAGMIFANGSKESSSKGPYKMKFGNTAGEKDTQTMGLYEVAKRLNASGLFAVEVFPSSALGDTDDIVEQGLQGAPVLTVTDPGRIMSYISDFGVIQMPYMFEDASGLNDLIQTPLYKEWEKEFEKKFGLKLITSNWYSGARNFVCDKEINKPSDLKGLKIRTIGSPLYTESIKAMGAVPTPMAWSEVYSAIQQKAIDGAEVQTPSSYATRLYEISKVTNRTGHFQLIGCVVMGADVFNSWSKEAQDLFVKTFREVGTENQALVKKLTVEYEKEMAAKGMIIRDLDKTPFIEAVQPVYATLGYTKLRDELFKQLGKK; the protein is encoded by the coding sequence ATGAAAAAAATTATAGGTCTTCTGACCATTCTGTTTATGGCAGGAATGATATTCGCAAACGGTTCAAAAGAAAGCTCTTCCAAGGGACCGTACAAGATGAAATTCGGCAACACGGCCGGAGAAAAAGATACCCAGACTATGGGACTTTATGAAGTTGCAAAACGTCTCAATGCATCGGGACTGTTTGCAGTTGAAGTATTTCCTTCTTCCGCACTCGGCGACACGGACGATATAGTGGAACAGGGACTTCAGGGTGCGCCCGTTCTTACGGTTACCGACCCCGGCCGTATCATGAGCTATATCAGCGACTTCGGCGTCATCCAGATGCCTTACATGTTCGAAGACGCTTCAGGTCTCAACGACCTCATCCAAACGCCTCTTTATAAAGAATGGGAAAAAGAATTTGAAAAGAAATTCGGTCTTAAACTGATCACCTCCAACTGGTACTCCGGAGCCAGAAATTTTGTCTGTGACAAAGAAATCAACAAGCCTTCTGATCTGAAGGGCTTAAAAATCAGAACGATCGGTTCTCCGCTTTATACCGAAAGCATTAAGGCGATGGGAGCAGTTCCCACACCTATGGCTTGGTCCGAAGTATATTCGGCAATTCAGCAGAAAGCTATAGACGGCGCCGAAGTTCAGACACCTTCGTCTTATGCGACAAGGCTTTATGAAATATCAAAAGTTACAAACAGAACGGGACATTTCCAGCTTATCGGATGCGTAGTTATGGGTGCGGACGTGTTCAATTCATGGAGCAAAGAAGCTCAGGATCTCTTTGTAAAAACATTCAGAGAAGTAGGAACGGAAAATCAAGCCCTCGTAAAAAAGCTTACCGTCGAATATGAAAAAGAAATGGCGGCTAAGGGCATGATCATTCGAGATCTCGACAAAACTCCGTTTATTGAAGCAGTCCAGCCTGTTTATGCTACTCTCGGCTATACGAAGCTGAGAGACGAGCTCTTTAAACAGCTTGGAAAAAAATAA
- a CDS encoding N-acetylmuramoyl-L-alanine amidase: MLKFIFRPFYFTVLFMFCILPAFSADLLSEAASKGITVYWDPLSQSGLLEKNGHQISFRAGDNLVLLDNRKLLMIEPLVFSDGALTAGKDFLDRSEQFFRSETDGNSFRIGAVIVDPGHGGKDPGAMAVHTINGKKVTLKEKDLTLTVGKILYAHLKSGYPDKNILLTRDSDKFLSLSERTEIANSVKLKDNEAVIYISIHANASLDKKASGYEVWYLTPDYRRTVISQNSGHDDSLFPILNSMMEEEYTTESILIAKFIMDGLQAQIGNRTVARGIKAEEWFVVRNAKMPSVLVEMGFVTNENEAKLLNDSSYLKKTANGIYNGLSAFMTHFERSRGFTKIND, from the coding sequence ATGTTAAAATTTATTTTCAGGCCGTTTTACTTTACCGTATTGTTTATGTTTTGCATCCTTCCCGCATTTTCAGCGGATCTTTTGTCCGAAGCCGCAAGCAAGGGAATCACCGTGTATTGGGATCCGCTTTCGCAGTCGGGCTTACTTGAAAAAAACGGGCATCAGATCTCTTTCCGTGCGGGAGACAATCTTGTTTTGTTAGACAACCGCAAACTTTTGATGATAGAACCTCTTGTTTTTTCCGACGGCGCTCTGACGGCCGGTAAAGACTTTCTCGATAGAAGCGAGCAATTTTTCCGTTCTGAAACGGACGGAAATTCTTTTCGCATAGGGGCCGTAATAGTAGATCCCGGACACGGCGGAAAAGACCCCGGCGCCATGGCTGTGCACACGATCAACGGCAAAAAAGTAACGCTTAAAGAAAAAGATCTCACTCTTACAGTAGGCAAGATCCTTTACGCGCATCTTAAAAGCGGTTATCCCGATAAAAATATCCTTCTCACCCGCGATTCCGACAAATTTCTTTCTTTAAGCGAACGCACGGAAATAGCCAATTCGGTAAAACTGAAGGACAACGAAGCGGTAATCTATATATCGATCCATGCAAACGCTTCTTTGGACAAAAAAGCTTCGGGCTATGAAGTGTGGTATCTCACTCCGGATTATAGAAGGACGGTCATTTCCCAAAACAGCGGACACGACGATTCTCTTTTTCCTATCCTTAATTCAATGATGGAAGAGGAATACACTACGGAAAGTATCCTTATCGCAAAATTTATCATGGACGGTCTTCAGGCGCAGATCGGAAATCGAACGGTTGCGAGAGGGATAAAGGCGGAAGAATGGTTTGTCGTGCGCAATGCAAAGATGCCCAGCGTTTTGGTTGAAATGGGATTTGTAACAAATGAAAACGAGGCAAAGCTTTTGAACGACAGTTCATACTTGAAAAAGACCGCAAACGGAATATATAATGGATTGAGCGCCTTTATGACGCATTTCGAACGTTCCAGAGGATTTACGAAGATAAATGACTGA
- a CDS encoding GerMN domain-containing protein: MTEKQRKILIIFPAAVFVISLFFWIVNRPKTRYVLFFESFDKGRQCLEERYFPHIEKERRLQFFVNELLLGPQNPRCKLLFPKGTHMLFCFFDGGTLFVNFSGDIVKSDDAASEINAGFDLLRKNILHNFKYVKKIEIFADNKEVF; the protein is encoded by the coding sequence ATGACTGAAAAACAACGTAAAATACTTATAATATTTCCCGCGGCGGTTTTCGTAATATCTCTTTTCTTTTGGATCGTAAACAGGCCCAAAACAAGATATGTACTGTTTTTCGAGTCCTTCGATAAAGGAAGGCAATGTCTCGAAGAACGTTATTTCCCGCATATTGAAAAAGAAAGGCGGCTGCAGTTTTTTGTAAACGAACTTCTGCTCGGGCCGCAAAATCCCCGCTGTAAGCTGCTTTTCCCAAAAGGGACGCATATGCTTTTTTGTTTTTTTGACGGCGGAACACTGTTTGTTAATTTTTCAGGCGACATAGTAAAAAGCGACGACGCCGCGTCCGAAATAAATGCGGGATTCGATCTTTTAAGAAAAAATATTTTACATAATTTTAAATATGTAAAGAAAATTGAAATATTTGCCGATAATAAAGAGGTTTTTTGA